The following proteins come from a genomic window of Immundisolibacter sp.:
- a CDS encoding TolC family protein — translation MLLTLALGGCATYQPLPLPNEADLLPAVATSSCCAAIGADTLGLGTLARVAVEYNPDLRARRSALGVARAELYAAGLLPDPQLSIGGDHPSTRGPGLVNAGFIALAYDLGAVFTRGTTRQAARQKLAQARLDLAWAEWQTAQQARTLGLALWTAKRKRGVLEQALSRYRARQKQSITALAVGDVTLLQAGPDLTALLDATSKLALLDQTASADAHRLRALLGLDPYAPLVGVGPSLAESAAAGLPTPDAAKAQLAGVAGRRPDLRALAAGYAAQETRLRGSVLAQFPAITLGVSRARDTSAIYTNGLSLSLNLPLFGAARGAIARDRATRDQLRAEYQARLDQTTADVIQLLDMTAIGAALRTQLERHLPALQEMVERARGAYARGDMDALAYLNLEQSLTDKRLEQIDLTDQLIGARIALDTLLALPLPDREDAP, via the coding sequence GTGCTACTGACCCTGGCACTCGGCGGCTGCGCGACCTATCAACCGTTACCGCTGCCGAATGAGGCAGACCTGTTACCGGCTGTGGCCACGTCGTCATGCTGCGCAGCAATCGGGGCCGACACGCTTGGTCTGGGCACTCTGGCCCGCGTCGCGGTGGAGTACAACCCGGACCTGCGTGCACGGCGCAGCGCGCTCGGTGTCGCCCGCGCCGAGCTATATGCCGCCGGTCTGCTCCCGGATCCGCAGTTATCCATCGGCGGCGATCATCCCAGTACCCGGGGCCCCGGCCTGGTCAACGCCGGTTTTATTGCCTTGGCTTACGACCTGGGCGCTGTGTTTACGCGCGGGACCACTCGCCAAGCGGCCCGCCAAAAGCTGGCACAGGCGCGCCTTGACCTGGCCTGGGCGGAGTGGCAGACCGCGCAGCAGGCGCGCACCCTGGGACTCGCTTTGTGGACGGCAAAGCGCAAACGCGGTGTTCTGGAGCAGGCACTGTCCCGTTATCGCGCCCGCCAGAAACAATCCATCACGGCACTGGCCGTCGGCGATGTCACCCTGTTGCAGGCCGGTCCTGATCTGACCGCCCTGCTCGACGCAACGAGCAAACTGGCGCTTCTTGACCAGACCGCCAGCGCGGACGCGCACCGCCTGCGCGCCCTCCTCGGCCTTGATCCGTATGCCCCGCTGGTCGGCGTGGGGCCGTCGCTGGCCGAATCCGCAGCAGCCGGCCTACCCACGCCGGACGCGGCCAAAGCACAGCTGGCCGGAGTCGCCGGGCGGCGACCCGACCTGCGGGCGCTCGCCGCCGGGTACGCCGCCCAGGAAACGCGCCTGCGCGGCAGTGTGCTGGCGCAGTTTCCAGCCATCACGCTCGGTGTCAGCCGCGCCAGGGACACCAGCGCCATCTATACCAATGGGCTGAGCCTGAGTCTGAACCTGCCGTTGTTCGGCGCGGCGCGCGGGGCGATTGCCCGCGACCGGGCCACGCGTGATCAGTTGCGTGCCGAATACCAGGCGCGGCTGGATCAGACCACGGCCGACGTGATTCAGCTGCTGGATATGACCGCCATCGGGGCCGCCCTGCGCACCCAGCTGGAGCGCCACCTACCGGCCCTGCAGGAGATGGTCGAACGGGCCCGCGGCGCCTATGCGCGGGGCGACATGGACGCCCTCGCCTACCTCAACCTGGAGCAGAGCTTGACCGACAAGCGCCTGGAACAGATTGACCTCACCGATCAGTTGATTGGTGCCCGGATCGCACTCGACACGTTGCTGGCGCTGCCACTGCCAGACAGGGAGGATGCGCCATGA
- a CDS encoding efflux RND transporter periplasmic adaptor subunit codes for MIRAPVLLLLLWLPFANAATNPESARPVATVPVQGGDIIPTVQAWGTVQPDPDRLHMLALPRAAIIGRVYVHNGQAVVADAPLLDFTTAPAVQQDHAQATSALDYATRAVARNERLFAEQLATRADLDAARRDLQDANSRLAALTAIGAGTGAGTLRAPVAGIVTEVLLIPGTRVAADTPAVSIADRQALVAILGIDTETAARIARNARVRISSVFDTVVGFTGQVKAVQAITDPVTHLLSVLVPIPADGAAYPIGAALRGEIELQAEAALRVPRAALLADGGGTYLFVLRQGRARRVDVTTGGPVGENITVTGPLQAGEHVITTGGRELSDGDIARDGTP; via the coding sequence ATGATCCGGGCGCCGGTTCTGCTGTTGCTGTTGTGGCTACCGTTCGCCAATGCAGCAACCAATCCGGAATCAGCGCGGCCCGTCGCCACCGTGCCGGTACAAGGCGGCGACATAATCCCGACCGTGCAGGCCTGGGGCACGGTGCAGCCCGATCCGGATCGGTTGCACATGCTGGCCCTGCCGCGCGCTGCCATCATCGGGCGTGTGTATGTACACAACGGGCAGGCCGTGGTAGCAGACGCGCCGCTGCTCGATTTCACCACCGCCCCGGCGGTACAGCAGGACCACGCACAAGCCACCAGCGCGCTCGATTACGCGACACGAGCGGTAGCGCGCAACGAGAGGCTGTTTGCCGAACAACTCGCCACCCGGGCCGATCTGGATGCTGCTCGCCGCGACTTGCAGGACGCGAACAGCCGCCTCGCCGCGCTGACCGCCATCGGCGCCGGCACCGGCGCCGGCACCTTGCGTGCCCCGGTGGCCGGTATCGTGACGGAAGTCTTGCTGATACCGGGCACACGCGTGGCGGCCGACACGCCGGCCGTATCCATCGCCGACCGGCAGGCACTGGTGGCGATCCTGGGCATCGATACCGAAACCGCCGCGCGCATTGCACGGAACGCCAGGGTCAGAATCAGCAGCGTGTTCGACACCGTGGTCGGATTCACCGGCCAGGTGAAGGCCGTGCAGGCGATTACCGATCCAGTGACCCATCTGCTCAGCGTCCTGGTACCGATCCCCGCCGACGGCGCGGCTTATCCAATCGGCGCTGCGCTGCGCGGTGAGATCGAACTGCAGGCCGAGGCTGCCCTGCGTGTGCCCAGGGCCGCGCTGCTGGCTGATGGCGGCGGAACCTACCTGTTCGTGCTGCGACAGGGTCGAGCCCGGCGGGTGGACGTGACAACCGGCGGGCCGGTCGGCGAGAACATCACCGTCACCGGTCCACTGCAAGCCGGCGAGCACGTAATCACCACTGGCGGGCGTGAACTCAGTGACGGCGATATTGCCAGGGACGGCACGCCTTGA